One Gadus chalcogrammus isolate NIFS_2021 chromosome 4, NIFS_Gcha_1.0, whole genome shotgun sequence DNA segment encodes these proteins:
- the LOC130380494 gene encoding myelin regulatory factor-like protein encodes MGSDPGFRTWVQIPGSEQVFGTGVQNPGSEPMSCQQQGSKRRRACSGDVGPESFYGDSDGGGAGSLGAGHLLTWDPYQSDQWHRLSDGSCQALPPLAFHVETDKGFFYSLSDEAFVCQKKNHFQVTVHVGVAGEPRYVAMDNGAQPVSRFQVNVFGVKQEASTQQVTIEQSQADRSKRPFNPIMIGLPGNKITKVTLGRLHFSETTGNNMRKKGRPNPDQRYFQVVVGLYATVENHSVLLVALRSERVIVRASNPGQFEMDSDTLWQRGAQQEAVVCQGRVGINTDAPDEALVVCGNAKVMGMVMHPSDSRAKENIQEVSSEDQLRRIAQMRIVEYDYRPEFASRMGIDHLHQTGIIAQEVKELLPAAVTQVGDIICSDGETIPSFLMVDKEQIFMENVGAVQQLCKLTDNLDSRIQELEGWNRRLAKLKSLSGSLRSKGKATTHPSVSPSPPKNKSSPVMPGKDSRMFSHPKVFKASVYTLLTTMALCVITITALYLLTLGEKQSDFPDDSGNAFPVGTTAASTPATNPPLTHWPPDVSFCDLLYCDEVFCCPLEPSGSSDMNDTSITSTESPQKDPCLGEDGQKLYDQLKFARDWTNTSIQSFVIKENQQVIDSRYLDGTSCGPGRVSFKVPISQYVPLNMRISLLMNSTELLVVHLCEVEESASCTLLLDMDMLTGTRYPSNTQGVHEWPLHVARLQHSSYHFRSTVAGQADCSTDRHSAGALFTDYHFHFYRHCTY; translated from the exons ATGGGTTCAGATCCCGGGTTCAGGACATGGGTTCAGATCCCGGGTTCGGAACAGGTGTTTGGAACAGGGGTTCAGAACCCGGGTTCTGAACCCATGTCCT GCCAGCAGCAGGGCAGTAAGAGGCGGAGGGCGTGTTCTGGGGACGTCGGCCCGGAGTCGTTCTACGGTGACAGtgatgggggcggggccgggtcTCTGGGGGCGGGTCATCTGCTCACCTGGGACCCCTACCAATCAGACCAGTGGCATCGCCTGAGTGACGGCAGCTGTCAGGCTCT GCCCCCCCTGGCGTTCCACGTGGAGACGGACAAGGGCTTCTTCTACTCGTTGTCTGACGAGGCCTTCGTGTGCCAGAAGAAGAACCACTTCCAGGTCACGGTCCACGTAGGCGTGGCCGGGGAGCCGCGCTACGTTGCCATGGACAACGGAGCGCAGCCAGTCAGCCGCTTCCAGGTCAACGTGTTCGGAGTGAAG caggagGCTAGCACCCAGCAGGTGACGATAGAGCAGTCTCAGGCTGACCGCAGCAAGAGGCCGTTCAACCCCATCAT GATCGGTCTCCCTGGCAACAAGATCACCAAGGTAACCCTGGGACGACTGCACTTCAGCGAGACGACCGGCAACAACATGAGGAAGAAGGGACGACCCAACCCCGAtcagag gtacttccaggtggtggtgggccTCTACGCGACCGTGGAGAACCACAGCGTCCTGCTGGTGGCGCTACGCTCCGAGAGAGTCATCGTCCGG GCGTCGAACCCGGGGCAGTTTGAGATGGACAGCGACACCCTGTGGCAGCGGGGGGCGCAGCAGGAGGCCGTGGTGTGTCAGGGCCGCGTGGGCATCAACACCGACGCCCCCGACGAGGCGCTGGTCGTCTGCGGCAACGCCAAGGTCATGGGCATGGTCATGCACCCGTCCGACAGCCGCGCCAAGGAGAACATCCAGGAG GTGAGCTCCGAGGACCAGCTCCGGAGAATCGCCCAGATGAGGATAGTGGAGTACGACTACCGACCGGAGTTCGCCTCCAGGATGGGCatcgaccacctccaccaaacAG GGATCATAGCCCAGGAAGTGAAGGAGCTGCTCCCAGCGGCCGTGACGCAAGTGGGCGACATCATCTGCTCCGACGGAGAGACCATCCCCAGCTTCCTGATGGTGGACAAG gagcagaTCTTCATGGAGAACGTGGGAGCGGTGCAGCAGCTGTGTAAGCTGACCGATAACCTGGACAGCCGGATCCAGGAGCTGGAGGGCTGGAACAGGAGGCTGGCCAAACTCAAGAGTCTGAGCGGTAGCCTGCGGTCTAAGGG AAAAGCAACAACACACCCTAGTGtgtcccccagcccccccaaaaACAAGTCCAGCCCCGTCATGCCTGGGAAG GATAGCAGGATGTTTTCGCATCCCAAGGTGTTCAAGGCCAGCGTTTACACTCTGTTGACCACCATGGCCCTCTG TGTGATCACTATAACAGCTCTGTACCTGTTGACGCTAGGCGAGAAACAATCTGACTTCCCAGATGACAG TGGCAATGCGTTTCCTGTTGGGACCACCGCTGCTTCAACCCCAG CGACAAACCCCCCCTTAACCCACTGGCCCCCGGACGTGAGCTTCTGCGATCTGCTATACTGCGACGAGGTGTTCTGCTGCCCCCTAGAGCCCAGCGGCAGCAGCGACATGAACGACACGTCAATCACCAGCACCGAATCTCCGCAAAAGGACCCCTGTCTGGGAG AGGATGGACAGAAGCTGTATGACCAGCTCAAGTTCGCCAGAGACT GGACCAACACCTCCATTCAAAGCTTCGTCATCAAGGAGAACCAGCAGGTGATTGACAGCCGGTACCTGGACGGGACCAGCTGTGG ACCGGGACGGGTCAGCTTCAAGGTCCCCATCAGCCAGTACGTCCCGCTGAACATGAGGATCAGCCTCCTCATGAA ctCCACAGAGCTGCTGGTGGTGCACCTTTGTGAGGTGGAGGAGTCTGCGTCCTGCACGCTTCTGCTGGACATGGACATGTTGACAGGCACCCGATACCCCTCCAACACCCAG ggcgTCCATGAGTGGCCTCTCCACGTGGCTCGTCTACAGCACAGCTCCTATCACTTCAGGTCCACTGTGGCG gGCCAAGCGGACTGCAGTACTGACCGCCACTCAGCCGGGGCCCTCTTCACAGACTACCACTTCCACTTCTACAGACACTGCacctactga
- the LOC130380635 gene encoding uncharacterized protein LOC130380635, translating to MISKSTITGRHSTDSKRDTFSDPSGSTKESARQQIRKELRDNYVSTRKSLQHSSGPEDTRQHASKQKNTASATPLMKRTKNQAMRMPSGWPQRNISAEVPRSEEKDRVPELEEEPPSGLKPGDQVYLKGFRRRYKVTNATQTFFQVEGSATWYHLSHCTRAAQPRTREQRVEEREKEPDADMPGADQLPQDQTQPSQEQQLHDDAENGELAPDPLRVGPDSTGSRTGPEEG from the exons ATGATCTCAAAATCCACTATAACCGGCAGACATTCTACAGATTCTAAAAGAGACACATTCTCAGACCCTTCTGGGAGCACAAAGGAGTCGGCAAGGCAACAGATCCGCAAAGAATTGAGGGATAACTATGTCTCAACCAGAAAATCACTGCAGCACAGCTCTGGGCCAGAGGACACAAGGCAACATGCGTCCAAGCAGAAGAACACTGCGTCCGCCACCCCGCTGATGAAGAGGACCAAGAATCAGGCGATGCGGATGCCAAGCGGTTGGCCTCAGCGGAACATCTCCGCGGAAGTCCCCAGGAGCGAG GAAAAAGACAGAGTTccggagttggaggaggaaccACCAAGCGGGTTGAagccaggtgaccaagtgtaCCTAAAGGGGTTCAGGAGAAGatacaaagtcaccaacgcaacacAAACATTCTTCcaggtggaaggaagtgccacgtggtatcacCTCAGCCACTGCACAAGAGCCGCTCAACCTAGGACAAGGGAACAGCGTGTGGAGGAGCGTGAgaaggagccagatgcagacatgCCTGGGGCTGACCAGCTACCACAGGACCAGACCCAGCCGAGCCAGGAGCAACAGCTACACGATGATGCTGAAAATGGCGAGCTTGCTCCTGATCCTCTACGGGTTGGGCCAGATTCCACTGGCTCAAGGACAGGAccagaggaaggatga